The Tumebacillus sp. BK434 genome segment GCTTCTTCCTGGCGCACGAAGATGTTCAGGTTCTGCGCCATGTGCGGCTTGGCAGACAGGCCGCCGCCGACGAGGATGTGGTAGCCGACTTCATCGCCGAGGCGTGCCGGCACCAGCGCGAGGTCGTTGATCTCCGGGTGGCCGAGGTCGCGCGGGTCGGCTGCGATCGAGATTTTGAACTTGCGCGGCAGGTTGGAGTATTCCTTGTTGCTGAGGAACTTCTGCTCCACCGCCCACACGAGGTCGCGCACGTCAAACAGCTCTTTCGCATCAAGACCGGCCACCGGGGAGGAGATGACGTTGCGCACGACATCGCCGCACGCCTGGATCGGCGACATGCCCACTGCGGCCAGACGGTCGAAGATCTCCGGCATGTCTTGGATCTGCAGCCAATGATACTGAATCGCCTGCCGGGTGGTCACATCGACGAGGCCGCGGCCGAACTTGTTGCCGAGCTCCGCCACGACGACCGCCTGTTCATAGGTCAGCATGCCGCCCGGAATTTTCACGCGCATCATGAAGTACGGATCGGTCTTCGGCTTTTGCTGATAGATGCCATACCATTTAAAACGGATAAAATCGCCCGGATCGATCGCTTCGAACCCTTCTTTGGCGTAGCGGTGAATATCGTGAAGGACATCTAAGCCGTCTTTTTCCAGTTTCAGTTGTTCTTCTTTGTTCAGTGCCAACTGGACTCACTCCTTCTCGGTCAACTCAACTCGAATTTTAATTCCAAGTATCCATATACGGATTATAAGTCTTAACCCAGACCCTGTAAAGCCAAATCCACAGAACTTTCCTTGCGAAAAGAGCTTGTCATTGTCGAAAGATTGTCAGAAAATAATAATCAGAAACTATAACTTTTTCTGCAAAGGATGACAGGGTGTCATGAATGAAAAGGCGGTGCCGACGTGGCTGCTTGCAGTCCCGGTCGTAGGTTTGGGGGAGCTGACGTACTGGCTGTACGGTCGGTTTGGGGTAAATCTGGCAGTTCAGGTATCTTTTGGGGCCGCTGTGCTTGCAGCTTTTGTCTTTCTCATCATCTATTTCATGCGCTGGAACACTAATCGAAAGAAAAGTTAGAAAATATGACTCCCTAGTATAAAAACCGGAAGGAACTCATATCGGTAGTGTAGAAGTCATTATAACGCCGTTATTATGGGGACGGCGTGTAGGAGGCACTGCACGAGATGAGTGTTCGAGCATTCACCCGCTTGACGAAAGAAAACGGGATTGCCATTTTGACGATCGACAATCCGCCCTTGAACGTGCTCAGTGAAAGAGTCGGCCTGGAAATTCGCGAATGCGTGACCGAGGTCGAGCATGACGAAGAAGTGGTGGTGTTGATCGTCACAGGTGCCGGACGCGCGTTTATCGCCGGCGCGGACATCAAGGAGTTCCCCTCCAAGATGGCGCGCGGGGAAGCGAAGAAGATGGCGCTTGAGCATTTCCACACCTATAACCGGCTGGACTTCTTGCCCAAACCGACGATAGCTGCCTTAAATGGCGTGACGCTTGGCGGCGGACTGGAACTGGCGATGGCGTGTGACATTCGCATCGCCGGCGAAAGTGTGAAGCTGGGCTTGCCGGAGATCAAGCTCGGATTGTTTCCGGGCGCGGGCGGAACACAGCGGTTGCCGCGTCTGGTCGGCGAAGGGAGAGCCAAGGAACTGATGTTCATCGGCGACCCGATCACCGCTCAGGAAGCATGGCAGATCGGTTTGGTCAATAAGGTCGTCCCGGACGACAAAGTCCTGACCAGCGCGCTGGACATGGCAAACGTGCTGGCGACGCGGACCTTGACAGCGCTTTCGCGGATCAAGAAAGCGGTCGATAAGGGGCTTGAGATGGACCTGACGAGCGGAGTGCTGTACGAAGCGGAACTGCTGGATGAGGTATTCCAGACGGAAGACATTGTGGAAGGCTGCAATGCGTTTTTGGAAAAGCGTGAACCGAAATTTAAACATCGCTGATCGTGTCTCGTGCCTGTCGCGCAAGTTTTGCGGCAGGTACTACCCAGAATCGACCGACTGTTTGGTTGGAAATCTTGAGGCGAAGAGGTGATCCCTGTGAATTTGAGTACGAATTTGCGGCAAACTGCAGAGAAAACGCCGGATGTGACCGCACTGCTTTATCTGGATCAGAAGATCTCGTACCGCGATTTGAACGCAGATGTTGACCGTTTTGCGGCCGGCCTGGCCAAGCTCGGCATCGGCAAAGGCTCGAACGTCGCTTTGCTGCTCGGCAACTCGCCGGAATTTGTGATCGCCTATTATGCGATCGTGCGTCTGGGCGCGGTGGCGGTGCCGATCAACCCGCTGTATACGCCGGGCGAGATCCAGTTCATCCTCGCCGACTGCGGTGTACAAGCTGTCATCGCCGTCGGACAGATGGCCCCGCTGGCTCCCTTAGTGCTGCAGATGCTGCCGACGTGCAAAGCGGTGATTCTGGTCGGCGCGGAGCTGGAGATGGAAGGCGTATCGGCGTTTGGTGAGGTGCTGAACAGCGGCGGCGAGGTGCCGACTGTCGAGGCGACGCCTGACGATATCGCGGTGATTCTGTACACGTCGGGCACGACGGGCCAGCCGAAGGGCGCTCTGCTGTCACATCAGAACCTGTGCTCGAACGCAAACAACATCGGCGACTTCCTGAACATGAGCGCAGCAGACATGGTGGTCGCCGTGCTGCCGATGTTCCACGTGTTCTGCATGACGGTCTGCCTCAACGCGCCGCTGTACCGCGGGGCGACGATTCTGGTCATGCCGCGCTTCTCGCCGACCGAGACGGCGAAAGCGATTCAGGCGCATCAGGCGACGATGTTTGCAGGGGTGCCGACGATGTTCAACTTCCTCGTGCAGCATCCGGAGGTACAGGCGGATGAGCTGAAGTCGCTCAACTTGGCGATCTCCGGTGGCGCGGCGATGCCGGTGGCAGTATTGGAAGCGTTTGAACAGAAGTTTGGCGTGATCGTATCGGAAGGCTACGGGCTGTCCGAAGCGTCTCCGGTCGTCACCTTCAACCCGCTCGACCGTCCGCGCAAGCCGGGCACGATCGGCGTCGTGATCCCGGGCGTGGAAGCGCGCGTGGTCGATGAGAACGGCAATGATGTTGGGCCGGGCGTGGTCGGCGAGCTGATCTGCCGCGGCGACAACGTGATGGTCGGCTACCTGAAGCGTCCGGAAGAGTCGGCGCTGGCGCTGCGTGACGGCTGGCTGTATACGGGCGACATGGCAACGGTGGACGAGGAAGGCTACTTCTCGATCGTCGACCGCAAGAAGGACATGATCATCGTCGGCGGGTTCAACGTCTACCCGCGCGAAGTGGAAGAAGTCCTGTTCCGCCACCCAAACGTGCGGGAAGCGGCTGTCGTCGGCGTGCCGGATGCCAACTACGGCGAGAAAGTCCGCGCATTCGTCGCGCTGAAACAGGAAGACGCTTCGACCGAAGCCGACCTGATCGCACACTGCGAAGCGGTGCTGACCGCCTACAAGGTGCCGAAGGAAGTGTTCATTCTGGAAGAGCTTCCGAAGAACACCACGGGAAAGATCCTGCGCCGCGAGCTGAAGAAGAACGAGAACAACCCGGTTTCGAAATAAAAAGCGTAAACAAGACCCCGGTAAAAACCGGGGTTTTTGGCGTCTGGGAAACGCATGACGAAATGCGCATGAAGAGAGCCCTTGCGGTGAGGCAAGGGCCCTTGTATTTAAAAGAAGATCTTGTATTCGGAATACCCGTAATCGCGAGTGTGCGAAATGGGGCGGGGCTGGAGGCCGGCGGTGTTATGCACGTCGCGGATGAGGGTGGCGAGAAACTCGGTGGAGTCGGGGGAGGAGGCGATCTCCTCGGGGGTAAGCCAGTCGACGGTGAGCAGTTCGCGCTCGCAGCGCGTCACAGTGCCGCCGAGCAGCCGGGCGCGAAACACGAGCAAGGTGTCGTGCTTGCCTTTGCGCAGGACGCCGGTGCGCACGGCGACGACCGCTTCCGGCTCGACGATGAGCCCGGTCTCTTCGCGGACTTCCCGCACTACGGCCGCGTCGACCGTCTCATCTGCACGGACGAACCCGCTCGGCAACGTCCAGAGCCCTTTGGTTGCGCTGTATGATTTTTTGACGACGAGGCACTTGCCGGCCTCATTGATCACCAGGCCCGATACGGCGAGCCAGATGTTGCCGCGTTTGTCCTCCACGCTCCTGCACTCCTTCTCTAGGAAAGTTCGGTATCCAGCAGCTCTGCCAGCTCCTCCAGGCCTTGAAACAGGCGCTGGGACGGTCGGCAGTACAGCCCTTCCTCCAAGACGTACACGCGCCCGTTCTGCACCGCCGGGATCGCAGCGTAGCCTGCGCGCTCGGTGATCATCGACGTCTTCACCTTGTCGGCGTGCACGCCGCACCAGACGGCAAACATGAAGTCCGGCGCCCGCTCGATCACCTCTTCGTGTGTGGCGGTGTACGAATCGCCCGGCTTGTCGGCAAACAGGTTGCTGCCGCCGGCGAGCTCGGAGATCGGGGTCAGCCAGTTCAGCGCACCCGGCGTAAAGATCGGGCGCGGCCACCATTCCCAGTACAGCTTCGGCGCGTGCTTGCGCGCGGCAGCTTTTTCCTGCACGCGTGCGACTTTCGCCTGCAGCTCCGCCACGACTTGCCCGGCGCGCTCCGGCACGCCGCAGACGTTGCCGAGCGTCACGATGTCCGCATAGATCTCTTCGATCGACTTCGGATTGAGCACGAGGTGCGGAATGTTCAGTTCCTGCAGGCGCTCCACATTTTTCTCCATGCCCGGCACGGAGAGCGAAGCGATCACAAGGTCTGGCTGCAGCTCCTGCAGACGGTCCATGTTGATGTTCAGGTCGGGTCCCAGCTTGGGCAGGTCTTTCACTTTTTCGGCCGGCCAGTCGGAGTAATCGTCGACGCCGACCACGAGGTCCATCAGGCCCAGCGCGTCGAGCAGTTCGGTGTTGCTCGGGCAGATGGAGACGATGCGTTGTTTGGTCATGGCTTATTGCTCCTCTCTTGACCAAATGATACAATGAGACATGCAATCTGTGTAGATGAGGTGTATATTTTATGGCGATGTTCGTCGTATTGATGCTTTTGTTCCTGATCGCGTCGTTTGGGATTTCGTTTATCATGGATATGTTTACGAAAAAATTCCCGTGGACGTCCACTGTGGTGGCGGTCGCACTGGTCGGCTACTACCTCGTGTCCCGCAGCTTTGATGTTGGCGGCGGCGAGATCCTGCTCTGCGTCGGCGTGATCGGCGGTGCGCTGGCTGCGTCGCTGACGATTCGCACGCTCGTCACTCGCGGCTTCAAGATGTTCGGCGCTTAAGCCGTACAGAAAAATCCTGAGCGGAATCCGCTCAGGATTTTTGTTTGCTTAGCTTATTTGCTGTTGCGGGCAGTCGCTTCGTCGAGCAGGCGCTGAGCGGTCTCTACGCCTTCCCAGCCGTCGATTTGGACAGTCTTGTTCTCGAGGTCTTTGTACACTTGGAAGAAGTGGGAGATCTCTTTCAACACGTGCGGCGCCACATCGTCGAGGCTATGTACGTTCGCGAAGCGCGGGTCTTGGGTCGGAACGGCCAGCAGCTTCTCGTCTTTGCCTTTGTCGTCGGTCATGATCAGCACGCCGAGAACGCGGGATTCGATCACGCAGCCCGGGAAGGTCGGGAAGGTGGTCAGCACGAGGATGTCCAGCGGGTCGCCGTCTTCAGCCAGCGTGTTTTCAATGTAACCGTATTCGGTCGGGTAGTGCATCGGGGAAAACAGCACGCGGTCGAGCATGAAACGGTTGTTTTCTTTGTCGTATTCGTACTTGTTCTGGGAACCGGTCGGGATTTCGATGAAAGCGTTAACGATCATAGCCATGGTTGTTACCTCCTGCTTTTCTCTTCTCTGGTTTCTGGACATGAAACCATTCCAATTATAGCAAGTGCGGACGAACCTGACAACGTGACAAGCCTCTCTTCTTCTTTTATCGGCATTTTTGCTGAAGGATGGCGCATATGGTGGGAATATGGCAGGTGGAAGAAAAGGGTAGTCTGTGCTATACTGAGGCTTGACAAATTATAATCTGGGAGGTGGATTCCTGACGTACGTGTACGTATTGTCAGGAGCCTAACTTTGGAAGACCCTTTTGGCGGCAGTACTTCAGTTTTTGACTTTCTGTTGATCATCGTTCTTGTGTTGTTGAACGGATTCTTCGTCGCGGCGGAGTTCGCGATGGTCAAGGTGCGTTCAACTCGGATTGAACAGCTGGTCTTGGAAGGCAACAAACGGGCGGGTTTTGCCCAGCGCATCACCGACAAGCTGGACGCGTACTTGTCAGCAACTCAACTGGGGATCACGATCTCGTCGCTGGCCCTCGGCTGGGTGGGGGAACGAACGTTATCGAAAGTGTTCGTCCTCTGGTTTGACGGCTTTGGTCTCAGTGATGCCATGCTGCATACGGTATCGGCCATCATCTCG includes the following:
- a CDS encoding enoyl-CoA hydratase-related protein translates to MSVRAFTRLTKENGIAILTIDNPPLNVLSERVGLEIRECVTEVEHDEEVVVLIVTGAGRAFIAGADIKEFPSKMARGEAKKMALEHFHTYNRLDFLPKPTIAALNGVTLGGGLELAMACDIRIAGESVKLGLPEIKLGLFPGAGGTQRLPRLVGEGRAKELMFIGDPITAQEAWQIGLVNKVVPDDKVLTSALDMANVLATRTLTALSRIKKAVDKGLEMDLTSGVLYEAELLDEVFQTEDIVEGCNAFLEKREPKFKHR
- a CDS encoding long-chain-fatty-acid--CoA ligase, coding for MNLSTNLRQTAEKTPDVTALLYLDQKISYRDLNADVDRFAAGLAKLGIGKGSNVALLLGNSPEFVIAYYAIVRLGAVAVPINPLYTPGEIQFILADCGVQAVIAVGQMAPLAPLVLQMLPTCKAVILVGAELEMEGVSAFGEVLNSGGEVPTVEATPDDIAVILYTSGTTGQPKGALLSHQNLCSNANNIGDFLNMSAADMVVAVLPMFHVFCMTVCLNAPLYRGATILVMPRFSPTETAKAIQAHQATMFAGVPTMFNFLVQHPEVQADELKSLNLAISGGAAMPVAVLEAFEQKFGVIVSEGYGLSEASPVVTFNPLDRPRKPGTIGVVIPGVEARVVDENGNDVGPGVVGELICRGDNVMVGYLKRPEESALALRDGWLYTGDMATVDEEGYFSIVDRKKDMIIVGGFNVYPREVEEVLFRHPNVREAAVVGVPDANYGEKVRAFVALKQEDASTEADLIAHCEAVLTAYKVPKEVFILEELPKNTTGKILRRELKKNENNPVSK
- a CDS encoding NUDIX hydrolase; translated protein: MEDKRGNIWLAVSGLVINEAGKCLVVKKSYSATKGLWTLPSGFVRADETVDAAVVREVREETGLIVEPEAVVAVRTGVLRKGKHDTLLVFRARLLGGTVTRCERELLTVDWLTPEEIASSPDSTEFLATLIRDVHNTAGLQPRPISHTRDYGYSEYKIFF
- a CDS encoding cobalamin-binding protein, with amino-acid sequence MTKQRIVSICPSNTELLDALGLMDLVVGVDDYSDWPAEKVKDLPKLGPDLNINMDRLQELQPDLVIASLSVPGMEKNVERLQELNIPHLVLNPKSIEEIYADIVTLGNVCGVPERAGQVVAELQAKVARVQEKAAARKHAPKLYWEWWPRPIFTPGALNWLTPISELAGGSNLFADKPGDSYTATHEEVIERAPDFMFAVWCGVHADKVKTSMITERAGYAAIPAVQNGRVYVLEEGLYCRPSQRLFQGLEELAELLDTELS
- a CDS encoding inorganic diphosphatase; translated protein: MAMIVNAFIEIPTGSQNKYEYDKENNRFMLDRVLFSPMHYPTEYGYIENTLAEDGDPLDILVLTTFPTFPGCVIESRVLGVLIMTDDKGKDEKLLAVPTQDPRFANVHSLDDVAPHVLKEISHFFQVYKDLENKTVQIDGWEGVETAQRLLDEATARNSK